The genomic region AGGCTTCGGTGCTGAAGGCCTTTGAGGACCTGGGCTATTACTGCGTGGACAACCTGCCGGTGGACCTGATCCCGCGCTTCGCGGAGCTGGTGCGCCAGTCCACCGAGAGCCAGCGCGCCGCGCTGGTGGTGGACGTTCGCGAAGGCACGCGCCTGGGTCGCCTGCCGGCCATGCTCAAGTCGCTGCGCGAATCGCTGAACACGAAAGTGATTTTTCTCGAGGCCAGCGACCAGGCGCTGCAGCGCCGCTTCAGCGAGACGCGTCGTCCCCATCCGCTGGGTGTGGATGAGCCGGTGCGGGCCGCGATCGGCGCTGAGCGCCGCCGCCTGCGTCCCATCCGGGCCCTGGCCGACATGGTGGTGGACACCTCGGGGTTCAACGTCCACCAGCTTCGCGCCTACATCACGGAGAAGTTCCGGCAGGAGGCTTCGGAGAAGAGCATCCTGGTCTCCTGCATCAGCTTCAGTTACCGCAACGGCACGCCGCAGGATGCCGACCTGGTGTTCGACGTGCGCTTCCTGCCCAACCCGCACTTCATCCCCGAACTGCGCCCGCTCACCGGCAAGGACCCGCGCGTGGCCCGCTACGTGCACAGTTTTCCGCAGACGAAGGAGTTCATCGCCCGCATCTCCGATCTGCTGGTCTATCTGCTGCCGCACTACGTGCGTGAAGGGAAGAGCTACCTGACCATCGGTTTCGGATGCACCGGCGGCCAGCACCGCTCGGTGATGATCGCCGAGGAGGTGCGCCGGCGCCTGGCCGCCGCCGGCTATCGCACGCGGGTCAGGCACCGCGACCTGCCGCGGTGAACCGGTTCACGCTCCGCCCTGAAATGCCGCACGCTGAAGACCGGGAAGAGGCCGGACGGAATCGCCTGGAGCCAGTAGTCCTTCGGACCTGACACCCGGCACCCGGGGCCTTTAGAATAAGGCCAGTTTCCCCCCACATGATTCGGCTGGAACCGGTCCGCGGAGCCCTATGCGCCAGTTGATGCGCCTGCTGCGCTACGTCGCGCCGTACTGGCTCCATCTGCTGGCTTCGGTGCTGCTGATGGCTGTGGTCGGCCTGCTGGACGCCTTCCGCGTGCTGCTGGTCGGCCCCATCTTCGACCGCGTGCTCAACCCCGGCTCGCGCTCGGCGGAAGTGGCGCTGTTCACCGTACCCGGTACGGACCGCGTCATCCACCTGCAGCAGTTCGTTCCCGAGCATTTCCACAATGTATGGACCATCGTGGCGTTCTCCCTGGTGGCGGCGACGCTGCTCAAGGGAATCGCCGACTACGCGGGCACCTATCTGGTGAACTACGCCGGCTTCGGGCTGATCACCGATTTGCGCAACGAGCTGTACGACGCCATTGTGCGGCGTTCCGCCGGATTCTTCCAGCGGCACTCGACGGGCACGCTGCTTTCGACCATCGTCAACGACGTGGAGCGCGTGCAGATCGCCATGTCCACAGTGCTGGCCGAATCCCTGCAGCAGCTCTTCATCCTCATCTTCACGGCCGGGGTGGTGGTGGTGCTGGGCGGGAAGCTGGCCTGGGTGCTGGTGCTGTTCATTCCGTTCGTGATCGTGTCGGCGTCGCGCATCGGGAAGCGCGTGCGCAGCACGACGCGCTCGGGCCAGGACAAGCTGGCCGAAATTCATAATCTTTCGCACGAAGCCATCACCGGTAACCGCATCGTGAAGGCCTTCGGCATGGAGTCGTGGGAGATCGGACGGTTCCGGAGTGCAGCCATGCGCCTGTTCCGCGCCAACCTGCGCTCGGTGCGCGCCGCCGCGCTGAGTTCGCCGCTGATGGACCTGATCGGGGCAGTGGCCGTCGCGCTGTTGTTGCTGCTGGGCCGCGATCAGATTAAGAGCCAGGCGTTCACCGCCGGAACGTTCCTC from Terriglobales bacterium harbors:
- the rapZ gene encoding RNase adapter RapZ, with the protein product MRRKRKAAPARRSAAELVVITGMSGSGKASVLKAFEDLGYYCVDNLPVDLIPRFAELVRQSTESQRAALVVDVREGTRLGRLPAMLKSLRESLNTKVIFLEASDQALQRRFSETRRPHPLGVDEPVRAAIGAERRRLRPIRALADMVVDTSGFNVHQLRAYITEKFRQEASEKSILVSCISFSYRNGTPQDADLVFDVRFLPNPHFIPELRPLTGKDPRVARYVHSFPQTKEFIARISDLLVYLLPHYVREGKSYLTIGFGCTGGQHRSVMIAEEVRRRLAAAGYRTRVRHRDLPR